The Streptomyces sp. V3I7 genome segment TCACACCCCGCGGACGGCACAGCGAGACAAGGATGTTGCGCATGATCGACCAGGAGAGGTCCGCCCTGCCGCGGGTGGGGGTGGTGGGACTCGGAGCCATGGGTCTCGGCATGGCCCGCAGCCTGCGCACGGCGGGCTACGACGTCTCGGTCCACGACCTGCGGACCGAGGTGGCCGAGGACTTCGCCCGGGACGGCGGGACGGCCTACGCCTTGGCCGGGGACCTGGCGGCGGCGGTCGACGTCCTCGTCGGTGTGGTCGTGAACGCCGCTCAGGTCGAGTCGGTGCTGTTCGGTGAGACCGGCGCCGCCCAACGGCTGCGCCCCGGCTCCGTCTTCGTGATGTGCTCCACGGTCGACCCGGCCTGGTCCGCCGAACTCGAAGGCCGACTGGCCGAGTTGGGCGTCCTGTACCTGGACGCCCCGATCTCCGGCGGTGCCGCGCGCGCCCGGACCGGCGAACTGACCATGATGACCTCCGGCTCCGCAGCCGCGTACGCGCTCGCCGGCCCGGTGCTGGAGGCCATGAGCAGCACGGTCTACCGGCTGGGCGAGAGCGCCGGGCTCGGCTCCAGGGTCAAGGTCGTCAACCAGCTGCTCGCGGGCGTGCACATCGCCGCGGCGGCCGAGGCGATGGCGCTCGGCATCAAGGCGGGCGTGCCCGCCGAGGCGCTCTACGAGGTCATCACGCACAGCGCGGGCAACTCGTGGATGTTCGAGAACCGCATGGCGCACGTGCTCGCCGGTGACTACAGCCCGCTGTCCGCGGTCGACATCTTCGTCAAGGACCTGGGGATCGTGCTCGACTCCGCCCGCCCGGAGCGCTTCCCGCTGCCGCTCGCGGCCACCGCGCACCAGATGTTCCTCCAGGCGTCCGCGTCCGGTCTGGGCGCCGAGGACGACAGCGCGGTGATCAAGATTTTCCCGGGGATCGACCTGCCGAAGCCGGTGGAGGACTGACATGACCATCCGACTCGGCTGTATCGCCGACGACTTCACCGGCGCCACGGACCTGGCGAACAACCTGGTGCGCGCGGGCATGCGCGTGGTCCAGCTGATCGACGTACCGTCGGCCGACGACCGTCAGGCGGTCCGGCAGGCCGAGGACGCGGACGCCGTCGTCATCGCGCTCAAGTCGCGCACCGTCCCGGCCGCCGACGCCGTCGACGCGTCGCTGCGGGCTCTGTCGTGGCTGCGCGAGATGGGCGCGGAGCAGATCTACTTCAAGTACTGCTCGACCTTCGACTCGACGCCCGCGGGCAACATCGGCCCGGTCACCGAGGCTCTGATGGACGCGCTGGGCGCCGACTTCACGATCGCGACCCCCGCGTTCCCCGACAACGGGCGCACGGTCTTCAAGGGGCATCTCTTCGTCGGTGACGTGCTGCTCGCCGACAGCGGCATGCGCCACCACCCGCTGACGCCGATGACCGACTCCAACCTGGTCTCCGTGCTCGGCGCGCAGACCACGCGGCCGGTCGGGCTCATCGACCACAAGGCGGTCGCCGCCGGTGCCGACGCGATCCGGGCGCGGATCGCGGAGCTGCGCGCCCAGGGTGTGGGCATCGCCGTCGTCGACGCCGTCTCCAACGAGGACCTCGTGCGGATGGGCGAGGCGGTCCGTGACCTGGCGGTGGTGACCGCGGGCTCGGGACTGGCGCTCGGCCTGCCCACGAACTGGGACATCAAGCCCTCCCCCGCCGCCGCCCGACTCCCGTCCCCCGCAGGACTGCAGGCCGTCGTGTCGGGATCGGTGTCCGTCGCCACGAACGGGCAGGTGCGGGAGTTCCTGCGCACCGGGCGGCCCGCGTTCAGCGTGGACCCGCTGCGCATCGCCGCCGGTGAGAACGTGGCGGCCGAGGCGCTCGCCTTCGCCGAGGCGCACCTGGCCGACGGCCCGGTCCTGATCTACTCCACCGAGTCGCCCGACGCCGTACGGACCGTGCAGGGCCGGCTCGGCGCCGCCGAGGCCGGTGAGCTGGTCGAGCAGACCCTCGCCCGCGTCGCCCAGGGTCTTGTGGCGTGCGGCGTGCGGCAGTTGGTCGTCGCCGGCGGTGAGACCTCGGGCGCGGTCGTGCAGGCGCTGGGCATCACCGGGCTGCGGATCGGACCGCAGATCGACCCGGGCGTGCCGTGGTGCGCGGCGGCGCTGCCCGACGGGGAGGCCCTCCACATCACGCTGAAGTCCGGCAACTTCGGCGGCCCCGACTTCTTCTCCGCCTCCCTCGACCTGCTGAACGAGGAGGCTTCGTGACCGGCCATCAGCACGCCGAGTCGATCGCCGAGGCACGCCGCGAGATCGTCCGCGTGGGCACGAGCCTGTTCGCCCGCGGGTACGTCCATGCCAGCGCCGGCAACATCAGCGCCCGGGTCGGCGACAGCCACCTGATCACGCCGACCGACGCCGCCCTGGGCTTCCTCGACGCCGGCCGCCTCGCGCTGGTCGATGCCGAGGGCACGCAGGTCGCGGGCGACCGGGCCAGCAAGACCCTGACGCTGCACCGGCGGATCTACGACGCCGATCCCACGGCCCGGTTCGTCCTGCACACCCACTCCACGCACCTGGTCGGGCTCACCCTGTCCGGAGTGTGGAGCCAGGACGACGTGCTGCCGCCGATCACGCCGTACTACGTGATGAAGGTCGGACACGTCCCGCTCATCCCCTACCACCGGCCCGGCGACCCGCGCGTGGCCGACCTGGTGACCGACCGCATCGCCGAACGCGCCTCGGCCGGCACACCGATCAGGGCCGTCCTGCTGGACCGGCTGGGACCCGTGGTCTGGGGTCCCGACGCGTCCGCGGCCCTCGCCGTCCTCGAGGAACTCGAGGAGACGGCACGCCTGTGGCTCCTGACCGACCGTCGTCCCGAGCCGCTCCCCTCCCCCGCCCTCGCCGAACTGCGTGACGTCTTCGGCGCGGCGTGGTGACCCCGCTCCACCCCGCTGGTCCGCTCCACCCCGCTGGTCCGCTCCACCCCGCACGGGAGCTTGTTCCGTCCTGTCAGTGAATCCGTCCCCGAGCCGCTCGAAGGATTCCCTCATGTCCATGCCTGTGGTCGCCGCCGAAGTCGACCTCGATCGTGAGAACGCCGTCTTCCGCAAGGTCGTCCGGCGCGTCGTCCCCTTCCTGATCCTCTGTTACGTCGTCTCCTACCTGGACCGCGTCAACGTCGGTTTCGCCAAGCTCCAGATGTCCGACGACCTCGGATTCAGCGAGGCCGCGTACGGTCTCGGCGCCGGTCTGTTCTTCATCGGCTACTTCCTCTTCGAAGTGCCCTCGAACCTGATACTCCAGCGCGTGGGCGCCCGCACCTGGATCGCCCGCATCATGATCAGCTGGGGTCTGGTGTCGGCGGCGTTCGTGTTCGTCACCAACGAGGCGACGTTCTACGCGCTCCGGTTCCTCCTCGGCGCCGCCGAGGCCGGGTTCTACCCCGGCGTGATCCTGTACTGCACCTACTGGTTCCCCACGTACCGCCGTGCCCGGGTCATCGCGATGTTCATGTCGGCCATCCCCGTGGCGGGCATCTTCGGCAACCCGCTCTCCGGCTGGATCCTGGACACCTTCCACAAGGTGGGCGGCTGGCAGGGCTGGCAGTGGATGTTCGTGCTGGAGGCCGTCCCCGCGCTCATCGTCGGCGTGATCACGCTGTTCTACCTGGACAACGGCGTGCGCGACGCCAAGTGGCTCTCCGACGAGGAGAAGACGGTCGTCGAGGAGGCGCTCGTCCGGGACACCCAGCACCACACGGTGCACGGGAAGGTCTGGGACGCGTTCCGTGAGCCCAAGGTGTGGCTGATGTGCTGCATCTACTTCTGCTTCGTCATGGGGCAGTACGCGCTGACGTTCTGGATGCCCACCTTCGTGGAGTCCACCGGCATCAAGGGCAACTTCGCGATCGGTGTCCTCAGCGCCGTGCCGTTCCTCGCCGCGCTCGTCGCCATGAACCTGTTCGGCCGCTCCGCGGACAAGCGCCGCGAGCGCCGCTGGCACCTGGTGATCCCGAGCCTCATGGGCGCCGTCGGCTTCTCGCTGGCCGCCTCCTGGTCGGGCTCGACCGCGCTGTCCCTGATCGCGCTGTCCTTCGCAGCGGCCGGCGTGCTGACCTGCGCGCCGCTGTTCTGGTCGCTGCCCACCGCGTTCCTCGGCGGCACCGCCGCCGCGGCCGGCCTCGCGGTCATCAACTCCGTGGGCAACCTGGCCGGCTTCGTCAGCCCGTACATGATCGGCGCGTTGAAGGACAGCACCGGTTCGTCGTCGATCCCGATGTACGTCCTGGCGCTCAGCCTGGTCGTCGGCGCCGCCGCCGTACTCACCACCAAGAAGGACGTCGTCAACCGCTGACCGGCGTCCGCAGCGGGACCGGATGTGCGGATCCGGTCCCGCTGCACCCACTCAGTTCACTGGAGTCACCATGCCGAGGTTCGCAGCGAACCTGTCCATGATGTACACGGAGCACCCTTTCCTCGACCGCTTCGCCGCGGCCTCGGCGGACGGCTTCGAAGCCGTCGAGTACCTCTTCCCCTACGACCACGACGCCGCCGAGCTGCGCCGTCGCCTCGACGACCACGGCCTGCGGCAGGTGCTCTTCAACGCGCCGCCCGGGGACTGGGATGCCGGTGAGCGGGGCATCGCCTCGCTGCCCGGCCGCGAGAGCGAACTGCGCTCCGGCATCGAGAAGGCGCTGGAGTACGCCGCGGCCCTGGACTGCCCGCGCGTCCACGTGATGGCCGGGCTGGTCGAGCCGGACGCGACGCCCGAGCAGCGGGCCCGGCACCGCGAGACCTACGCGGCCAACCTCGCCTGGGCCGCCGAGCGGGCCGCCGCCGCGGGCGTCGACCTGCTCATCGAGCCCATCAACCACCGTGACATGCCGGGCTACTTCCTGAACCGGCAGGCCGAGGCCCACGCGCTGGTCCAGGAGATCGGGGCCGCGAACCTCAAGGTCCAACTCGACCTCTACCACTGCCAGATCACCGAGGGAGACCTCACCACGACCCTGCGTCGCGACGTACCGAGCGGCCGGGTCGGCCATCTGCAGATCGCGGGCGTGCCGGACCGCCACGAGCCCGACCGGGGTGAACTCGACATCCGCCATCTGTTCGGCGTGATCGACGAGTTGGGCTTCGACGGCTGGATCGGCTGCGAGTACCGCCCCATCGCCGGCACGAGCGAAGGTCTCGGCTGGCTGACCGACTACCGAGGAGTACAGGCATGAGGATCGTCATCACGGGTGGCTTCGGCTTCCTGGGCCGGCAGGTCGCCGGGCGGCTGCTTCAGACGCGGACGTTCCGTGGTGCGCCCATCGACCGGCTGGTGCTCGCCGACCGGTTCGTGCCGGACGGGTCGCCGATGGCGAGCGACCCGCTGGTCGAGATCGTCCAGGGCGACCTGGTCGAGCGGCTCGACGAGCTGTTCGCGCAGCCGGTGGACCTGGTGATCCACCTCGCCTCCGCGGTCTCCGCCGAGTGCGAGACCGACTTCGACCTCGGCATGGGCGCCAACCTGGACACGACCCGCGCCCTGCTCGACGCGGCCCGCGCCCAGTCCGCCGCCGGCGGCCCGGTGGCGCGTGTGGTCTTCTCCAGCAGCGTCGCCGTCTACGGCTCCGACCCCGCGCTGCCGCTGCCGCCCGTGGTCAGCGAGTCGACGCTCCCCACGCCCCGCTCCAGCTACGGCGTGCAGAAGTTCGTGTGCGAGCAGCTCGTCGCCGACTACACCCGCCGCGGCTTCCTCGACGGACGCGTGGCGCGGCTGATGACCGTGTCGGTCCGTCCGGGCAAGCCGAACGCGGCCGCCTCCGGCTTCCTGTCCGGCATCGTCCGCGAGCCGCTGGCGGGTCTGCCCGCCGTCTGCCCGGTCGACCCCGCGCTGCGGGTGGCCCTGGCCTCCCCGCGCCGTACGGTCGAGGGCATCCTGCGCGTGGCCGAGCTCGACCGCGGCACCGGCCCCGGCTTCCTCGAAGGCCGGCTGCCCGTGAACCTCCCGGCCCTCACGGTGTCGGTCGCCGAGATGCTTCAGACGCTGCGCCGGGTGGCCGGTGACGCCGTCGCCGACCTGGTGACGGTCGAGCCCGATCCCGCCGTGGAGGCCATCGTCGGCTCCTGGCCCGCCGTCTTCGACAACGCGCGCGCCGCCGCGCTCGGTCTGGAGGCCGACCCGGACTTCGAGTCGGTCGTCCGGGACTACATCGCCGACCACCCCGACGCGGTCGCCGCCGCTGCCCCGCTCGCCTCGGGGCAGCCGAGCGCGGCCCGATAGACTGAAGACCATGTTTTCCAAGGTGAGCGGTCCCGTACGGCTCACGGACCGGGTGGCCGCGATCCTCGCGGAGGAGATCGAGTCCGGACGGCTGGCCGAGGGCGACAAGCTCCCGACCGAGGTGGAGCTGGTCAAGCAGCTCGGCGTCAGCCGCACCGTCATCCGCGAGGCCGTCTCCCGGCTGCGCAACGCGGGACTCGTGGAACCCCGCCAGGGCCGGGGCGTGTTCGTGCTGCCGCGGCGCGCACGGCCGCTCGATCTGGAGGCCGAGTCCGCCGGCACCAAGTCCAAGGTGCTCCAGATCGTGGAGACCCGCTCGGCCCTGGAGGGCGAGGCGGCCGCCCTCGCGGCCGTCCGCGCCACTCCGGCCGCCCTCCTGCGCATGCGCCAGGCGCTGGACGCGATCGACGCCGCGGTCGCGTCCGGCGGCGACGGGGTGGAGGAGGACCTCGCCTTCCACCGCTCCATCGCCGAGTCGACCGGGAACGCCGTGCTGGTGTCGACGGTGCGCTACCTCGGCGAGGTCGCGCGCAGCGGCATCCGGGTCACCCGCGCCAACGAGGCGCGGCGCGACGACTTCATCGAGGCGGTCCGGCAGGAGCACCATGCCATCCTGGCCGCCGTCGAGTCCGGCGACCCCGAGGCGGCCGAGGCCGCGGCCCGCGACCACATGAAGCACGCCGCCGCCCGGCTCCAGGACGCGGACGACCGGTTCTGGACGGAGACCGAGGACGTCGACGTGAGTCTCGGTTCGACCCCCTAGACGGATCAACGGCTTTGAACCAACGGCCTGTTGGACACCGATCGGTGCTCAACAGGCCGTTCGCGCATCACGGGTCAGTGCCCGCGGAAGGCTTCCTCCAGCCACCAGGCCCCTCGGTCGGCGACCACCTTGGCGTCGATGAGCAGTGGCGCTGACCGCGGACCGGCGACCCAGTCGGCCACGGCCTTGAGGTCGGCGGGCGTGCGCACGGTCACCGTCTCGAAGCCGTAGCCGCGCCCGACCGCCGCGATGTCCGTCGGCGGGAACTCCACCGTCTGAAGCGGATGTCCGTCCGGGCCGAAGTGGTGCACCTCGGCGCCATAGGCGTCGTCGTTGTAGACCACGACCACCATCGGCAGCCCGAGCCGCCGCACCGTGTCGAGCTCCGCGGCGCCCATCAGCGCGCCGCCGTCGCCGAGCGCGGCCACCGGCAGCCGGTCCGGCCGGGCGACCGCCGCTCCGATCGCCGTGGCCAGGCCCAGGCCGATCGACTGGTACGCCTGCGTGAAGCACAAGCCGTTCTCGTCCGGCACCGACAGGTACATGCTCGGGTAGCCCATGAAGTTGCCCGAGTCGACGCCGACCACGCGCTCCGCGGGCAGGAGGTCGTCGAGCGCGATGCTCAGCGTGCGCGGGTCGATCCGCTCGCGGGTGCTCGTGTCCTCGTACGGCACCTCGCGCCACGGGACACGGGCGGCGACGGCCTCGGCGAGGCCGGCGCTCCGGTAGCCCTCGCGTGTCGCGCCGCCCCGCTCCAGCACGCGCCGCGCCGTGAGCTCCACGTCGCCCGTGACGCCCAGCGCCACCTCCCGGTGCGCGCCGAGCGCCGACTCCTCGTCGTCGACCTGCACCACGGTGGTGTTCTCGCCGATGAGCCGGCCGTGCCGCATCGTCCACATGTTCAGCGCGCAGCCCCAACCGACGATCATGTCCGCGCCCTGGATCAGCTCGGCCGCCAGGGGCGACGCGAACCCGCCGGAAACGTCCAGCGACCACGGGTTGCCGTGGAACAGGCCGCGCGCCACGGCCGACGTCGCGAGCAGCGCGCCGTAGCGCTCGGCGAGCGCGACGAGGGCGTCACGGGCTCCGGGCGTACGGGAGCCGCGTCCGGCGACGAAGACCGGCCGCCGGGCCTGCTCCAGCACCCGCGTCAGCACGTCCACGTCCGCGGCGGCCGGCTCGATGGCTGCCCGGGGCGAGGGCGGTGCGGCCTGCTCCAGC includes the following:
- the ltnD gene encoding L-threonate dehydrogenase encodes the protein MIDQERSALPRVGVVGLGAMGLGMARSLRTAGYDVSVHDLRTEVAEDFARDGGTAYALAGDLAAAVDVLVGVVVNAAQVESVLFGETGAAQRLRPGSVFVMCSTVDPAWSAELEGRLAELGVLYLDAPISGGAARARTGELTMMTSGSAAAYALAGPVLEAMSSTVYRLGESAGLGSRVKVVNQLLAGVHIAAAAEAMALGIKAGVPAEALYEVITHSAGNSWMFENRMAHVLAGDYSPLSAVDIFVKDLGIVLDSARPERFPLPLAATAHQMFLQASASGLGAEDDSAVIKIFPGIDLPKPVED
- the otnK gene encoding 3-oxo-tetronate kinase, producing MTIRLGCIADDFTGATDLANNLVRAGMRVVQLIDVPSADDRQAVRQAEDADAVVIALKSRTVPAADAVDASLRALSWLREMGAEQIYFKYCSTFDSTPAGNIGPVTEALMDALGADFTIATPAFPDNGRTVFKGHLFVGDVLLADSGMRHHPLTPMTDSNLVSVLGAQTTRPVGLIDHKAVAAGADAIRARIAELRAQGVGIAVVDAVSNEDLVRMGEAVRDLAVVTAGSGLALGLPTNWDIKPSPAAARLPSPAGLQAVVSGSVSVATNGQVREFLRTGRPAFSVDPLRIAAGENVAAEALAFAEAHLADGPVLIYSTESPDAVRTVQGRLGAAEAGELVEQTLARVAQGLVACGVRQLVVAGGETSGAVVQALGITGLRIGPQIDPGVPWCAAALPDGEALHITLKSGNFGGPDFFSASLDLLNEEAS
- a CDS encoding aldolase yields the protein MTGHQHAESIAEARREIVRVGTSLFARGYVHASAGNISARVGDSHLITPTDAALGFLDAGRLALVDAEGTQVAGDRASKTLTLHRRIYDADPTARFVLHTHSTHLVGLTLSGVWSQDDVLPPITPYYVMKVGHVPLIPYHRPGDPRVADLVTDRIAERASAGTPIRAVLLDRLGPVVWGPDASAALAVLEELEETARLWLLTDRRPEPLPSPALAELRDVFGAAW
- a CDS encoding MFS transporter produces the protein MSMPVVAAEVDLDRENAVFRKVVRRVVPFLILCYVVSYLDRVNVGFAKLQMSDDLGFSEAAYGLGAGLFFIGYFLFEVPSNLILQRVGARTWIARIMISWGLVSAAFVFVTNEATFYALRFLLGAAEAGFYPGVILYCTYWFPTYRRARVIAMFMSAIPVAGIFGNPLSGWILDTFHKVGGWQGWQWMFVLEAVPALIVGVITLFYLDNGVRDAKWLSDEEKTVVEEALVRDTQHHTVHGKVWDAFREPKVWLMCCIYFCFVMGQYALTFWMPTFVESTGIKGNFAIGVLSAVPFLAALVAMNLFGRSADKRRERRWHLVIPSLMGAVGFSLAASWSGSTALSLIALSFAAAGVLTCAPLFWSLPTAFLGGTAAAAGLAVINSVGNLAGFVSPYMIGALKDSTGSSSIPMYVLALSLVVGAAAVLTTKKDVVNR
- the otnI gene encoding 2-oxo-tetronate isomerase, translated to MPRFAANLSMMYTEHPFLDRFAAASADGFEAVEYLFPYDHDAAELRRRLDDHGLRQVLFNAPPGDWDAGERGIASLPGRESELRSGIEKALEYAAALDCPRVHVMAGLVEPDATPEQRARHRETYAANLAWAAERAAAAGVDLLIEPINHRDMPGYFLNRQAEAHALVQEIGAANLKVQLDLYHCQITEGDLTTTLRRDVPSGRVGHLQIAGVPDRHEPDRGELDIRHLFGVIDELGFDGWIGCEYRPIAGTSEGLGWLTDYRGVQA
- the denD gene encoding D-erythronate dehydrogenase, producing MRIVITGGFGFLGRQVAGRLLQTRTFRGAPIDRLVLADRFVPDGSPMASDPLVEIVQGDLVERLDELFAQPVDLVIHLASAVSAECETDFDLGMGANLDTTRALLDAARAQSAAGGPVARVVFSSSVAVYGSDPALPLPPVVSESTLPTPRSSYGVQKFVCEQLVADYTRRGFLDGRVARLMTVSVRPGKPNAAASGFLSGIVREPLAGLPAVCPVDPALRVALASPRRTVEGILRVAELDRGTGPGFLEGRLPVNLPALTVSVAEMLQTLRRVAGDAVADLVTVEPDPAVEAIVGSWPAVFDNARAAALGLEADPDFESVVRDYIADHPDAVAAAAPLASGQPSAAR
- a CDS encoding FadR/GntR family transcriptional regulator, whose translation is MFSKVSGPVRLTDRVAAILAEEIESGRLAEGDKLPTEVELVKQLGVSRTVIREAVSRLRNAGLVEPRQGRGVFVLPRRARPLDLEAESAGTKSKVLQIVETRSALEGEAAALAAVRATPAALLRMRQALDAIDAAVASGGDGVEEDLAFHRSIAESTGNAVLVSTVRYLGEVARSGIRVTRANEARRDDFIEAVRQEHHAILAAVESGDPEAAEAAARDHMKHAAARLQDADDRFWTETEDVDVSLGSTP
- a CDS encoding thiamine pyrophosphate-binding protein; translation: MSVHQGPGLTNALTGITEAAKSRTPLLVLAPEATEPLSNFHVDQEALAHAVGAVPVRITSAEDAVDQVCDAVRRAVHERRTVLLNLPLSVQAMDVPEGALEQAAPPSPRAAIEPAAADVDVLTRVLEQARRPVFVAGRGSRTPGARDALVALAERYGALLATSAVARGLFHGNPWSLDVSGGFASPLAAELIQGADMIVGWGCALNMWTMRHGRLIGENTTVVQVDDEESALGAHREVALGVTGDVELTARRVLERGGATREGYRSAGLAEAVAARVPWREVPYEDTSTRERIDPRTLSIALDDLLPAERVVGVDSGNFMGYPSMYLSVPDENGLCFTQAYQSIGLGLATAIGAAVARPDRLPVAALGDGGALMGAAELDTVRRLGLPMVVVVYNDDAYGAEVHHFGPDGHPLQTVEFPPTDIAAVGRGYGFETVTVRTPADLKAVADWVAGPRSAPLLIDAKVVADRGAWWLEEAFRGH